The following coding sequences are from one Diospyros lotus cultivar Yz01 chromosome 7, ASM1463336v1, whole genome shotgun sequence window:
- the LOC127805634 gene encoding uncharacterized protein LOC127805634, giving the protein MEAESSHGMPAAPIFDGDNYQVWVIKMKVHLQAQDLWEAVEENYEVADLPANPTMNQIKIHKERKTRKAKAMAHLYAVVSPNIFTKIMNLSSAKAIWDHLKEEYQGNERAKNMQVLNLIREFEMQRMKESETVKEYTDMLLSLANKVRLLGKDFLDQRIIEKILVTLPERYEATISSLENAKDLSSISLAELVNALQAQEQRRLIREGGVVEGALQAQVRPIGGKKVKDHNKKLTNAENNNSGNYPPCSYCKKTNHPQNRCWWRLDVKCNKCGQLGHITIVCRSQQQEGEARAVTSQPEEEELF; this is encoded by the coding sequence ATGGAAGCAGAATCAAGTCACGGAATGCCGGCAGCACCGATATTTGATGGCGACAACTATCAGGTATGGGTTATTAAAATGAAAGTTCATCTCCAGGCACAAGATCTTTGGGAAGCAGTTGAGGAAAATTACGAAGTTGCTGATTTGCCAGCCAATCCAACAATGAATCAAATAAAGATTCACAAGGAGAGGAAGACAAGAAAGGCTAAAGCCATGGCCCACTTGTATGCTGTAGTGTCTCctaatattttcacaaaaatcatgAACCTGTCTTCAGCAAAAGCCATTTGGGATCATCTCAAGGAAGAATATCAAGGCAATGAACGAGCAAAGAATATGCAAGTGTTAAACTTGATCAGGGAGTTTGAAATGCAAAGAATGAAGGAGTCAGAAACTGTGAAGGAGTACACTGACATGTTGCTTAGCCTTGCTAACAAAGTGAGATTGTTAGGTAAAGATTTTCTTGATcaaagaataattgaaaaaatacttgttaCACTTCCAGAGAGGTATGAAGCCACCATCTCTTCTCTAGAAAACGCTAAAGATTTGTCAAGCATTTCCTTGGCAGAGTTAGTTAATGCTTTACAGgctcaagaacaaagaaggCTTATAAGGGAAGGAGGAGTCGTCGAAGGAGCTTTACAGGCACAAGTAAGGCCCATCGGTGGAAAAAAAGTTAAGGATCACAACAAGAAGCTCACAAATGCTGAAAACAACAATAGTGGAAATTATCCACCTTGCTCATACTGCAAAAAAACAAATCATCCACAAAACAGGTGTTGGTGGAGGCTCGATGTAAAGTGTAACAAATGTGGTCAATTAGGTCACATCACAATTGTGTGCAGATCACAACAACAAGAAGGAGAAGCTAGAGCTGTTACTAGCCAaccggaggaggaggagttattttaa